One stretch of Desulforegula conservatrix Mb1Pa DNA includes these proteins:
- a CDS encoding DUF401 family protein — protein MNTPDYSAILRVIIVFVVMFLTIRKKYSISSVFFGGSVLLSLFFTMPFKNYILSFLSSLIASKTLSLGVIVSLIIIFGDLLEKSGSTSRMAEIFKDNERGRKIGLAAFPAIIGLLPVPGGAVFSAPMVKTLADSHKIGPSRMSLINYWYRHVWEYLWPLYPGVILASSISGMGFDVLALYMSPFTILAILIGIVYLPSGRISLDYKIKTNKNSRDDMSPIFQRGIKEISPILLVIIPVLTISPIFARIFPEAHMIRDLILMASLISGILFVIITNRLDMMTVKAAILDKRLADMILMVVSIMVFKKILEDTGAAGQIGSEITGAGIPIYLSAFFLPFLTGIVTGISVAFIGISLPVIISLCSVSGNTALIEPVTILAIASGFMGVMLSPLHLCLILSNSFFGADSLTFYKRLVPLCILIIVFTFLYFHLIMLINKP, from the coding sequence ATGAATACCCCCGATTATTCGGCAATTTTAAGGGTCATAATTGTATTTGTGGTCATGTTTCTCACCATAAGAAAAAAATATTCCATTTCATCTGTTTTTTTTGGCGGAAGTGTTTTGCTTTCACTTTTTTTTACCATGCCATTCAAAAACTATATCCTGTCTTTTTTATCATCGCTTATTGCATCAAAGACTCTTTCCCTTGGGGTAATTGTCTCCCTGATAATTATTTTCGGAGATCTTCTTGAAAAATCAGGGTCAACATCAAGGATGGCAGAGATATTCAAGGACAATGAAAGAGGCCGGAAAATAGGACTCGCCGCATTTCCGGCAATAATAGGACTCCTCCCAGTTCCAGGAGGAGCCGTGTTTTCAGCGCCAATGGTAAAAACCCTTGCGGATAGCCATAAAATCGGCCCATCAAGAATGAGTCTCATAAATTACTGGTACAGACATGTGTGGGAATATCTGTGGCCACTTTATCCTGGAGTAATCCTTGCTTCTTCAATAAGCGGAATGGGATTTGACGTGTTAGCATTATACATGTCCCCATTTACGATCTTAGCAATATTGATAGGGATCGTGTATTTGCCTTCCGGCCGGATATCCCTTGATTACAAAATAAAGACAAATAAAAATTCACGGGATGATATGAGCCCGATTTTTCAGCGCGGCATCAAAGAAATCTCACCAATACTTTTGGTTATTATACCAGTGCTCACAATTTCACCTATATTTGCAAGAATTTTTCCGGAAGCACATATGATTAGGGATTTAATACTCATGGCATCCCTCATTTCAGGGATACTTTTTGTTATCATTACAAACAGGCTTGATATGATGACCGTGAAGGCAGCCATACTGGACAAAAGATTGGCAGACATGATCTTAATGGTGGTGTCAATAATGGTCTTCAAAAAAATTCTTGAGGATACAGGGGCCGCCGGCCAGATTGGAAGTGAAATTACAGGTGCTGGAATCCCGATTTATCTTTCAGCCTTTTTCCTGCCATTTCTAACAGGAATTGTGACAGGAATAAGCGTAGCATTCATAGGCATAAGCCTTCCTGTGATTATTTCTCTTTGTTCGGTTTCAGGAAATACCGCATTAATAGAACCCGTTACCATCCTTGCAATAGCAAGCGGATTCATGGGAGTAATGCTCTCGCCTCTTCACCTGTGTCTTATCCTCTCTAACTCATTTTTCGGTGCTGATTCTTTGACTTTTTACAAAAGACTTGTTCCTCTCTGCATTTTAATCATTGTTTTCACATTTCTGTATTTTCATTTAATCATGCTAATAAACAAGCCCTGA
- a CDS encoding inorganic phosphate transporter, whose protein sequence is MTYALLIVVVITAVIFEYINGFHDSANAIATVVSTKVLTARAAIIYAGVLNMGGALLGTHVASTVGKGIVETSSVTQGVILCALFSAIIWNLITWYYAIPSSSSHALIGGLMGASIAKSGLGVVKIHGVAEKVLIPMVTSPLIGLVIGFFFMVVILWVFSKSNPDKVNKYFKKLQLLSSGVMALSHGTNDAQKTMGIITLALVSFHSLDSFEVPKWVIFLCAITMGLGTMAGGWKIIRTMGSKMIKLKPVHGFAAETSAAAVILGASHFGIPISTTHVISTSIMGVGSTKGIHAVKWGLVGNIVMAWILTIPTCMLIAGVIYHILPL, encoded by the coding sequence ATGACATATGCTCTTCTGATTGTTGTAGTTATAACAGCAGTTATTTTTGAATATATTAACGGCTTTCACGATTCAGCCAATGCAATAGCCACGGTTGTATCAACAAAGGTTCTTACTGCAAGGGCTGCAATCATATACGCCGGCGTGCTAAACATGGGCGGCGCCCTCCTTGGAACCCATGTAGCTAGCACAGTGGGCAAGGGAATTGTTGAAACATCCAGTGTAACCCAGGGTGTAATACTCTGCGCTCTTTTTTCCGCCATCATATGGAATCTTATCACATGGTATTATGCAATCCCTTCAAGCTCTTCCCATGCCCTGATCGGCGGACTTATGGGAGCTTCAATTGCAAAATCAGGTTTAGGCGTTGTAAAAATCCACGGAGTAGCCGAGAAAGTGCTCATTCCAATGGTAACATCTCCGCTGATAGGACTTGTAATAGGCTTTTTTTTCATGGTGGTAATTTTGTGGGTGTTTTCTAAAAGCAACCCGGACAAGGTCAATAAATACTTCAAAAAGCTTCAGCTGCTATCTTCGGGCGTAATGGCTCTCAGTCATGGGACAAACGATGCCCAGAAAACCATGGGGATCATAACGCTTGCTCTTGTGAGCTTTCATTCCCTTGATTCATTTGAGGTTCCCAAATGGGTTATTTTTCTCTGCGCAATAACCATGGGCTTAGGAACAATGGCCGGAGGATGGAAGATCATCAGGACAATGGGCAGCAAAATGATCAAGCTCAAACCTGTTCACGGCTTTGCAGCTGAAACATCTGCCGCCGCTGTTATTCTTGGCGCTTCCCATTTCGGGATACCAATAAGCACCACACATGTAATATCGACATCAATAATGGGCGTCGGAAGCACCAAGGGAATACACGCCGTAAAATGGGGACTTGTCGGAAATATTGTAATGGCATGGATTCTTACCATTCCTACATGCATGCTTATCGCCGGGGTTATCTATCATATTCTGCCCTTATAA
- a CDS encoding DUF47 domain-containing protein, producing MKLGILERILPPPEKKFYSLFEDGAGICAETAKLYHQIINSDEAYQEDHLIQAKTLKRMSSNISKENLALLNASFITPIDREDIQLISSLLSRISKSIVKSCINLKIYNIDHYNGFMKKQSETLLKATEELKNVITLLKKGPSLKEVTECHHRMKEIENHGDEILYQATQELYSGAHDALHVLKMRDIYKNIENALDICSAISDEIVNIVLKHD from the coding sequence ATGAAGTTAGGCATTCTCGAAAGGATCCTTCCTCCGCCGGAAAAAAAATTTTACAGCCTTTTTGAAGATGGGGCAGGAATCTGTGCGGAGACAGCAAAACTATATCATCAAATCATAAATTCTGATGAAGCATACCAGGAAGACCATCTTATTCAGGCAAAAACTCTTAAAAGGATGAGTTCCAATATTTCTAAAGAGAATCTTGCCCTTCTTAATGCTTCATTCATAACCCCCATAGACAGAGAAGATATCCAGCTCATTTCATCACTGCTTTCAAGAATATCGAAAAGCATTGTAAAATCATGCATCAATCTCAAAATCTACAATATCGATCATTACAACGGATTCATGAAAAAGCAGTCTGAAACCTTGTTAAAGGCCACAGAAGAGCTTAAAAACGTAATTACTCTTCTGAAAAAAGGCCCCTCGCTCAAGGAAGTGACCGAATGTCATCATAGAATGAAGGAGATCGAAAACCACGGAGATGAAATTCTTTACCAGGCAACCCAGGAGCTTTATTCAGGCGCCCATGACGCTCTTCATGTTCTCAAAATGAGGGATATTTACAAGAATATTGAAAATGCTCTTGATATCTGTTCTGCCATTTCAGACGAGATAGTTAATATCGTTCTCAAGCATGATTAG
- a CDS encoding helix-turn-helix domain-containing protein: MSKEKAIKIKVSLLQMGISQAQIARDLELDRSTVNQVINGTRRSQRVENYLNEILSKAQSVKNDVRNYEGNIGQDNGQENE; the protein is encoded by the coding sequence ATGAGCAAAGAAAAGGCAATTAAAATAAAGGTTTCGTTGCTTCAGATGGGGATCAGCCAAGCGCAGATTGCCAGGGATTTAGAGTTAGACAGGAGCACTGTCAACCAAGTTATTAATGGCACGCGCCGCTCACAGCGTGTTGAAAACTATCTCAATGAAATTTTGTCTAAGGCTCAAAGTGTCAAAAACGATGTCCGAAATTATGAAGGCAATATCGGACAGGATAACGGACAAGAAAATGAATAA
- a CDS encoding Mu transposase C-terminal domain-containing protein has product MKRQVPVTGKGARNGLVWQIHIDDPAIPSEARDNWKKAHATKVFNSSVLSANADRTEETALIHSLNLPDNDLTRSAVKSAVKRQKFDAKNKEERRKKKELDLARFNQLPEKKQKSALAKYEILKSCERWLKAAGYKPGSPSGVDLFAIEYNSRTLEISQPVLDEIKKTSRRSIFRWRTLYNEGGLLALADDYKSNEGKTNLTKEQQALVISMKIKFPGYSLKRVTKALAARNMPANVDSVRRFIKRWLKMNASLHLFLTSPDEWKSRHMFAFGDASETVSRLNQLWEMDSTPADIMLTDGRYTVIGCIDVYSRRFRLLVSPTSKAVSVAALIRRAIIEWGVAETIKTDNGADYVSAHVERVLEGLEIEHFLCDPFSPEQKPHIERALKTFSHGIVELLPGYIGHSVTDRKAIEARRSFSARLMKKDEEVEIKLTSLEFQKICDRWVDAIYMHDSHAGLGGKTPAEMVREWAPPIRVVENERALDILLHPAPVDGGYRTVAKKGVRVDTRNYISPDFAGWEAKRVMVRMDETDLGHVFVYSGEGEFICVAECPEWRGISAAELANHAKARQAAIMREQKKELKELTRKAKVETVPEDILTYREDKIATIMEFPKQTVPHITPALEEAAKAALERDSLKEKKAPVHIELPPEVLEFEKRQEAKVASLAEARKMKDISSPLDVYYLILDKIKAGIITHYEMQWKEAYEHWSNTGKKVGLFKEDQYCLHDPDDGVKAKEADGTHGAV; this is encoded by the coding sequence ATGAAAAGGCAGGTTCCTGTCACTGGTAAAGGCGCTCGAAACGGCCTTGTCTGGCAAATCCACATCGACGACCCTGCAATCCCATCAGAAGCCCGTGACAACTGGAAGAAAGCCCACGCAACCAAGGTTTTCAACAGTTCAGTCCTATCTGCAAACGCAGATAGGACTGAAGAAACGGCCCTGATCCATAGCCTGAATCTTCCTGATAACGATCTGACCAGGTCGGCGGTTAAATCTGCGGTGAAGCGTCAGAAATTTGACGCTAAAAACAAGGAAGAAAGACGCAAGAAAAAGGAACTCGACCTTGCCAGATTCAACCAGCTTCCTGAAAAAAAGCAGAAATCAGCCCTGGCAAAATATGAAATCCTGAAGTCATGCGAACGCTGGCTCAAGGCTGCCGGATATAAACCAGGCAGTCCAAGCGGCGTGGATCTTTTTGCGATTGAATACAACAGCCGGACTCTTGAAATCAGCCAGCCCGTACTTGACGAGATCAAGAAAACAAGCAGGCGCAGCATCTTCAGATGGCGCACCTTATATAATGAAGGAGGTCTCCTTGCCCTGGCAGATGATTACAAAAGCAACGAAGGAAAGACCAATCTCACCAAGGAACAGCAGGCACTGGTGATTTCCATGAAGATCAAGTTCCCGGGATACTCGCTCAAGCGTGTAACCAAGGCTCTGGCCGCCAGAAACATGCCAGCAAACGTGGATTCTGTACGCAGATTCATAAAACGCTGGCTGAAAATGAACGCAAGCCTTCATCTTTTTCTTACAAGTCCTGATGAATGGAAAAGCCGCCATATGTTCGCTTTCGGCGACGCTTCCGAGACGGTTTCCCGGCTCAATCAGCTTTGGGAAATGGACTCAACGCCTGCGGATATCATGCTCACTGATGGCCGTTATACGGTTATCGGCTGCATTGATGTCTATTCACGAAGATTCAGGCTGCTGGTTTCTCCAACTTCAAAGGCGGTCTCTGTGGCAGCTCTTATACGCAGGGCAATCATTGAATGGGGAGTAGCCGAAACCATCAAGACCGACAACGGCGCGGATTATGTTTCCGCACATGTTGAACGAGTTCTTGAAGGGCTTGAAATAGAGCACTTCCTTTGTGATCCTTTTTCACCTGAACAGAAACCTCACATTGAAAGAGCTTTAAAAACTTTTTCCCACGGAATCGTGGAACTTCTGCCCGGCTATATAGGCCATTCGGTCACTGACAGAAAGGCAATTGAAGCAAGACGATCCTTTTCCGCACGGCTGATGAAAAAAGATGAAGAAGTTGAGATAAAACTCACGTCCCTTGAGTTCCAGAAAATCTGCGACAGATGGGTGGACGCCATTTATATGCACGATTCCCATGCTGGCCTTGGCGGTAAAACACCTGCTGAAATGGTCAGGGAATGGGCGCCTCCGATACGGGTGGTCGAGAATGAGAGGGCGCTGGATATTCTTCTGCATCCTGCTCCTGTTGATGGCGGCTACAGGACTGTGGCCAAAAAAGGCGTCAGAGTGGACACCAGAAATTATATCTCGCCCGATTTTGCGGGCTGGGAAGCGAAGCGTGTCATGGTTCGGATGGATGAAACGGATCTCGGTCACGTCTTTGTTTACAGCGGAGAAGGCGAGTTTATCTGTGTGGCCGAATGCCCTGAATGGAGAGGTATTTCAGCGGCTGAACTGGCAAACCATGCCAAGGCAAGACAGGCCGCCATCATGAGGGAGCAGAAAAAGGAACTTAAAGAGCTTACCAGAAAGGCCAAGGTCGAGACAGTCCCGGAAGATATCCTGACTTACCGTGAAGACAAGATAGCGACCATTATGGAGTTCCCGAAACAGACCGTCCCACATATTACCCCGGCACTTGAAGAAGCTGCTAAAGCGGCTCTGGAAAGGGATTCCCTGAAAGAAAAGAAAGCGCCTGTTCATATCGAGCTGCCGCCTGAAGTTCTGGAATTCGAGAAGAGACAGGAAGCAAAGGTTGCGAGTCTGGCTGAAGCAAGAAAGATGAAGGATATCAGCAGCCCTCTCGATGTTTATTACCTGATCCTGGACAAGATAAAGGCCGGAATCATCACGCATTATGAAATGCAGTGGAAAGAGGCTTACGAGCATTGGTCGAATACAGGAAAGAAAGTCGGCCTGTTCAAAGAGGATCAATACTGCCTCCATGATCCTGATGATGGTGTGAAAGCAAAAGAGGCGGATGGGACGCATGGGGCGGTGTAG
- a CDS encoding M48 family metallopeptidase has protein sequence MYELKYLSNYSAQITDKVRSLIESGQLGEVIQKKYPIIQHDIASDKALYDYTIGIKNEYLKKTRPISKVVYDDKISVINHSLGLHTHVSRIQGKKLKSKNEIRIASIFKKAPIEFLKMIVVHELAHLKEKDHDKSFYSLCEHMEPSYHQLEFDLRLYLTHLDLNGAYDR, from the coding sequence ATGTATGAGTTGAAATATCTGTCAAATTACTCTGCCCAAATCACAGATAAGGTTAGGTCCCTGATTGAAAGCGGACAGCTTGGCGAGGTTATACAAAAAAAATACCCCATAATACAGCATGACATCGCCTCTGATAAAGCGCTTTATGATTACACCATTGGAATAAAAAATGAATATCTTAAAAAGACACGCCCTATAAGCAAAGTTGTATACGATGACAAAATAAGTGTAATCAACCATTCCCTCGGATTGCATACCCATGTGTCCAGAATCCAGGGGAAAAAGCTTAAATCCAAGAACGAAATCAGAATAGCCTCTATTTTTAAAAAAGCTCCCATAGAATTTCTAAAAATGATTGTGGTTCATGAGCTTGCTCATTTAAAAGAAAAAGACCACGACAAGTCATTCTATAGCTTATGCGAGCACATGGAACCTTCCTACCACCAGCTGGAATTCGATTTAAGGCTTTACCTTACTCACCTTGACTTAAATGGCGCTTATGATCGTTGA
- a CDS encoding LexA family transcriptional regulator: MQDKNLHKVELIFDAIKKYYKLRTYRELSEFLGVKEGTLNAWKARNNIGDVDVFLTKCKGINYEWLRTGQGEMFISEPLKDSARSEGQITDEFSFVPLYNVELAAGHGTLVESERVTSRYAFRKEWVRKISSSPGSLALCLVKGDSMNPTLRDGDIVMIDTNRKTLSLNGIYSINLGGLAAVKRLEMGLKDKIRIISDNVAEYPTYEADLSDIIIIGQVVWYARELVKPANGNGGF; this comes from the coding sequence ATGCAAGATAAAAATCTACATAAAGTAGAATTGATATTCGACGCTATAAAAAAATACTATAAATTAAGGACTTACAGGGAGTTATCAGAGTTCTTAGGGGTTAAAGAAGGGACTCTTAATGCATGGAAAGCCCGCAACAATATAGGCGATGTAGATGTTTTCCTTACAAAATGTAAGGGAATAAACTACGAATGGCTCAGAACTGGCCAGGGGGAAATGTTTATATCTGAACCGCTTAAAGATTCCGCAAGATCCGAAGGTCAAATAACTGATGAGTTCAGCTTCGTTCCTTTATATAATGTAGAGCTGGCTGCAGGACATGGAACCCTGGTGGAATCAGAGCGAGTTACATCACGCTATGCTTTCCGCAAAGAATGGGTCAGAAAAATTTCATCATCTCCAGGGTCTCTGGCTCTGTGCCTTGTAAAAGGGGATAGCATGAACCCGACTCTTCGGGATGGTGACATTGTAATGATAGATACGAACAGAAAAACCCTGAGCCTCAATGGAATCTACAGCATAAACCTTGGCGGGCTTGCTGCCGTCAAAAGGCTTGAAATGGGGCTAAAGGATAAGATAAGAATAATAAGCGACAATGTGGCAGAGTACCCGACATACGAGGCAGATCTGAGCGACATCATTATAATAGGTCAGGTTGTGTGGTATGCCCGCGAGCTTGTTAAACCTGCAAACGGCAACGGCGGCTTTTAA